A stretch of the Acanthopagrus latus isolate v.2019 chromosome 9, fAcaLat1.1, whole genome shotgun sequence genome encodes the following:
- the dcaf6 gene encoding DDB1- and CUL4-associated factor 6 isoform X1 — protein sequence MVTMSCPGNLVWDVNKRLIGYNQPNTIRTNYLGRREFVQRLKLEGTLNVHDGCVNTISWNDTGEYILSGSDDTFLVISNPYNKKVKKSIRSGHRANIFSAKFMPHTNGQEIVSCSGDGIIYYTHTEKSPEYNRQCQFTCHYGTAYEIMTVPNDPYTFLSCGEDGTVRWFDLRMKTSCTKEDCKDDILINCRRAATSISISPLVPYYLAVGCSDSSVRIYDRRMLGTRATGNYMGRGTTGMCVRFVPAHLSNKSCRVTSLCYSEDGQEVLVSYSSDYIYLFDPKDDQARELKGPSEERREELRQPPVKRLRLRGDWSDTGPRARPESERERDGEQSPNVSLMQRMSDMLSRWFEEASEAQSSRGTRPQTRPRGTAVRPEGASNPPAASAGGSSQVPSTPETPVGTDAPEAPTEPVAAATTAATTAATATMPKSTSSSSSGSSSTVTAPPPSSSSSVESSAPSTSPITTSPDSEQRSQAETSGTSAPTPTSEPALSEYGPHRLPISLVCRRLQRLLRLADPPGRGPRAAPSSSSSSSSSSSSSSFSSSSSSAAPERQSQRAASTAAADETQPCTDSPSSVVNKQLGSMTLDEQQGAAEAAGSIPDQPVSVPVSSSAPTTSSTSTTSTTSTTGTSRPSTAEPVLSLHYSSEGTTTSTIKLDFTDEWSSNTSSSMGSGGPKASEAVAVQSRESSVSEQAPSESSGQQTVPAASTEPPCDASCSVPLGSSSAQGPAEGSSEGGAAASAPLERSQPEEDTSGGCRRAEPPGEEGEEGQSQPARAHQDSDDSDDDPILIPSTRFRGQGQRFNSRGSAVGDRMIRRSAAARIQELFRRRKERREMEESETQNIRRPSVKMVYKGHRNSRTMIKESCFWGNNFVMSGSDCGHIFIWDRHTAEHLMLLEADNHVVNCLQPHPFDPILASSGIDYDIKIWSPLEASPSFNRVLASEVITRNELMLEETRNTITVPASFMLRMLASLNHIRSDRLEGDRSEGSGQENEDEQ from the exons gtcaaCACTATATCCTGGAATGACACAGGTGAATATATCCTGTCGGGGTCAGACGACACCTTTTTGGTTATCAGCAACCCATACAACAAAAAG gtcAAGAAGTCCATACGTTCAGGTCACCGGGCAAACATCTTCAGTGCAAAGTTCATGCCCCACACCAACGGTCAGGAGATCGTCTCCTGCTCCGGAGACGGCATCATCTACTACACCCACACTGAGAAGAGTCCGGAGTACAACAGACAGTGTCAGTTCACCTGCCATTATGGAACAGCTTACGAG aTTATGACGGTACCAAACGACCCCTACACGTTTTTGTCGTGTGGGGAGGACGGCACAGTGCGATGGTTTGACCTTCGCATGAAGACGAGCTGCACTAAAGAAGACTGCAAAGAT GACATCCTGATAAACTGTCGAAGGGCAGCAACCTCTATATCCATTTCTCCCCTGGTGCCGTACTACCTGGCCGTGGGCTGCTCTGACAGCTCGGTGAGGATCTACGACAGACGCATGCTGGGCACCAGAGCGACAG GTAACTACATGGGCCGGGGGACGACAGGCATGTGCGTGAGGTTTGTTCCCGCTCACCTGTCCAACAAGTCGTGTCGTGTAACGTCTCTCTGCTACAGCGAGGACGGTCAGGAGGTGCTCGTCAGCTACTCCTCCGATTACATCTACCTGTTTGATCCCAAAGATGACCAGGCCCGAGAGCTGAAGGGTCCgtctgaggagaggagggaggag ctGAGGCAGCCTCCAGTGAAGCGCCTCCGTCTGCGAGGTGACTGGTCTGACACTGGACCTCGGGCTCGTCctgagagcgagagggagagagatg GAGAGCAGAGCCCGAATGTGTCCCTGATGCAGAGGATGTCGGACATGTTGTCGCGCTGGTTTGAGGAGGCCAGCGaagctcagagcagcagagggacgAGGCCTCAGACACGACCCAGAG GAACAGCTGTCCGTCCAGAGGGGGCGTCGAAtcctccagctgcctctgcaGGAGGTTCCAGTCAGGTGCCCAGCACCCCCGAGACGCCCGTAGGGACAGATGCCCCAGAGGCCCCCACCGAACCCGTCGCCGCAGCCACCACCGCAGCCACCACCGCAGCCACCGCCACCATGCCTaaatccacctcctcctcctcctcagggtcTTCATCTACAGTcacagcacctcctccttcCAGCTCTTCATCAGTGGAGAGTTCGGCCCCTTCCACCTCCCCCATCACCACCTCGCCTGACTCCGAGCAGAGGAGTCAGGCCGAAACAAGCGGGACCTCCGCGCCGACGCCCACCTCAGAACCTGCACTCTCAG aGTATGGTCCTCATCGGCTGCCCATAAGTTTAGTGTGTAGGCGTTTGCAGAGGTTACTTCGGCTGGCCGACCCACCAGGACGGGGTCCGCGAGCggccccctcttcttcttcttcctcctcctcctcctcctcttcctcctccttctcctcctcttcttcctctgcagccccTGAGAGACAGTCACAAAGAGCTGCTTCTACTGCCGCTGCTGATGAGACGCAACCCTGCACAG ATTCCCCCTCGTCTGTGGTAAACAAACAGCTGGGATCCATGACCCTGGATGAACAGCAGG gaGCTGCAGAAGCTGCAGGTTCAATTCCCGATCAGCCTGTTTCAGTACCAGTCAGCAGCAGTGCTCCCactacctcctccacctccaccacctccaccacctccacaaCAGGCACCAGTCGACCCAGTACAGCGGAGCCCGTCCTCAGCTTACACTACAGCTCAGAGGgaaccaccaccagcaccataAAGCTGGACTTCACTGATGAGTG gaGCAGTAACACATCCAGCTCTATGGGCAGTGGAGGTCCCAAAGCGTCGGAAGCTGTGGCTgtacagagcagagagagttCAGTGTCAGAACAAG CTCCCTCTGAGTCCTCGGGACAGCAGACTGTGCCCGCCGCTTCAACAGAGCCGCCCTGTGACGCCTCCTGCTCCGTCCCCCTTGGCAGCTCATCAGCTCAGGGCCCGGCGGAGGGCTCCTCTGAGGGGGGCGCCGCGGCGTCTGCGCCACTGGAGAGGAGTCAGCCGGAGGAGGACACGTcaggaggctgcaggagagcagagcccccaggagaggagggagaggagggccagagtcagCCTGCTCGGGCCCACCAGGACTCCGACGACAGCGACGACGATCCCATTCTCATCCCATCGACGAGGTTCAGAGGACAGGGACAGAG ATTTAATTCCAGAGGATCTGCAGTAGGAGATAGGATGATCAG ACGGTCAGCAGCCGCTCGTATCCAGGAGCTGTTCCGtcggaggaaagagaggagggagatggaggagagcgaGACCCAGAATATCAGGAGACCCTCAGTCAAAATGGTCTACAAAGGCCACCGGAACTCCAGAACAATG ATAAAGGAGTCGTGTTTCTGGGGCAACAATTTTGTGATGAGCGGCTCAGACTGCGGCCACATCTTCATCTGGGACAGACACACCGCCGAGCACCTCATGCTGCTCGAAGCCGACAACCACGTGGTCAACTGCCTGCAGCCGCACCCCTTCGACCCCA TTCTGGCTTCTTCAGGGATAGACTATGATATCAAGATTTGGTCGCCGCTGGAAGCGTCGCCATCTTTCAACAGAGTTCTTGCTAGTGAG gTAATAACTCGGAACGAGCTGATGCTTGAGGAAACAAGGAACACAATCACAGTCCCCGCCTCCTTCATGCTCCGAATGTTGGCCTCCCTAAATCACATCAGatcag ATCGATTGGAAGGTGATCGTTCAGAAGGCTCGGGTCAGGAAAATGAGGATGAGCAGTAG
- the dcaf6 gene encoding DDB1- and CUL4-associated factor 6 isoform X3 — MVTMSCPGNLVWDVNKRLIGYNQPNTIRTNYLGRREFVQRLKLEGTLNVHDGCVNTISWNDTGEYILSGSDDTFLVISNPYNKKVKKSIRSGHRANIFSAKFMPHTNGQEIVSCSGDGIIYYTHTEKSPEYNRQCQFTCHYGTAYEIMTVPNDPYTFLSCGEDGTVRWFDLRMKTSCTKEDCKDDILINCRRAATSISISPLVPYYLAVGCSDSSVRIYDRRMLGTRATGNYMGRGTTGMCVRFVPAHLSNKSCRVTSLCYSEDGQEVLVSYSSDYIYLFDPKDDQARELKGPSEERREELRQPPVKRLRLRGDWSDTGPRARPESERERDGEQSPNVSLMQRMSDMLSRWFEEASEAQSSRGTRPQTRPRGTAVRPEGASNPPAASAGGSSQVPSTPETPVGTDAPEAPTEPVAAATTAATTAATATMPKSTSSSSSGSSSTVTAPPPSSSSSVESSAPSTSPITTSPDSEQRSQAETSGTSAPTPTSEPALSEYGPHRLPISLVCRRLQRLLRLADPPGRGPRAAPSSSSSSSSSSSSSSFSSSSSSAAPERQSQRAASTAAADETQPCTDSPSSVVNKQLGSMTLDEQQGAAEAAGSIPDQPVSVPVSSSAPTTSSTSTTSTTSTTGTSRPSTAEPVLSLHYSSEGTTTSTIKLDFTDEWSSNTSSSMGSGGPKASEAVAVQSRESSVSEQAPSESSGQQTVPAASTEPPCDASCSVPLGSSSAQGPAEGSSEGGAAASAPLERSQPEEDTSGGCRRAEPPGEEGEEGQSQPARAHQDSDDSDDDPILIPSTRFRGQGQRGSAVGDRMIRRSAAARIQELFRRRKERREMEESETQNIRRPSVKMVYKGHRNSRTMIKESCFWGNNFVMSGSDCGHIFIWDRHTAEHLMLLEADNHVVNCLQPHPFDPILASSGIDYDIKIWSPLEASPSFNRVLASEVITRNELMLEETRNTITVPASFMLRMLASLNHIRSDRLEGDRSEGSGQENEDEQ; from the exons gtcaaCACTATATCCTGGAATGACACAGGTGAATATATCCTGTCGGGGTCAGACGACACCTTTTTGGTTATCAGCAACCCATACAACAAAAAG gtcAAGAAGTCCATACGTTCAGGTCACCGGGCAAACATCTTCAGTGCAAAGTTCATGCCCCACACCAACGGTCAGGAGATCGTCTCCTGCTCCGGAGACGGCATCATCTACTACACCCACACTGAGAAGAGTCCGGAGTACAACAGACAGTGTCAGTTCACCTGCCATTATGGAACAGCTTACGAG aTTATGACGGTACCAAACGACCCCTACACGTTTTTGTCGTGTGGGGAGGACGGCACAGTGCGATGGTTTGACCTTCGCATGAAGACGAGCTGCACTAAAGAAGACTGCAAAGAT GACATCCTGATAAACTGTCGAAGGGCAGCAACCTCTATATCCATTTCTCCCCTGGTGCCGTACTACCTGGCCGTGGGCTGCTCTGACAGCTCGGTGAGGATCTACGACAGACGCATGCTGGGCACCAGAGCGACAG GTAACTACATGGGCCGGGGGACGACAGGCATGTGCGTGAGGTTTGTTCCCGCTCACCTGTCCAACAAGTCGTGTCGTGTAACGTCTCTCTGCTACAGCGAGGACGGTCAGGAGGTGCTCGTCAGCTACTCCTCCGATTACATCTACCTGTTTGATCCCAAAGATGACCAGGCCCGAGAGCTGAAGGGTCCgtctgaggagaggagggaggag ctGAGGCAGCCTCCAGTGAAGCGCCTCCGTCTGCGAGGTGACTGGTCTGACACTGGACCTCGGGCTCGTCctgagagcgagagggagagagatg GAGAGCAGAGCCCGAATGTGTCCCTGATGCAGAGGATGTCGGACATGTTGTCGCGCTGGTTTGAGGAGGCCAGCGaagctcagagcagcagagggacgAGGCCTCAGACACGACCCAGAG GAACAGCTGTCCGTCCAGAGGGGGCGTCGAAtcctccagctgcctctgcaGGAGGTTCCAGTCAGGTGCCCAGCACCCCCGAGACGCCCGTAGGGACAGATGCCCCAGAGGCCCCCACCGAACCCGTCGCCGCAGCCACCACCGCAGCCACCACCGCAGCCACCGCCACCATGCCTaaatccacctcctcctcctcctcagggtcTTCATCTACAGTcacagcacctcctccttcCAGCTCTTCATCAGTGGAGAGTTCGGCCCCTTCCACCTCCCCCATCACCACCTCGCCTGACTCCGAGCAGAGGAGTCAGGCCGAAACAAGCGGGACCTCCGCGCCGACGCCCACCTCAGAACCTGCACTCTCAG aGTATGGTCCTCATCGGCTGCCCATAAGTTTAGTGTGTAGGCGTTTGCAGAGGTTACTTCGGCTGGCCGACCCACCAGGACGGGGTCCGCGAGCggccccctcttcttcttcttcctcctcctcctcctcctcttcctcctccttctcctcctcttcttcctctgcagccccTGAGAGACAGTCACAAAGAGCTGCTTCTACTGCCGCTGCTGATGAGACGCAACCCTGCACAG ATTCCCCCTCGTCTGTGGTAAACAAACAGCTGGGATCCATGACCCTGGATGAACAGCAGG gaGCTGCAGAAGCTGCAGGTTCAATTCCCGATCAGCCTGTTTCAGTACCAGTCAGCAGCAGTGCTCCCactacctcctccacctccaccacctccaccacctccacaaCAGGCACCAGTCGACCCAGTACAGCGGAGCCCGTCCTCAGCTTACACTACAGCTCAGAGGgaaccaccaccagcaccataAAGCTGGACTTCACTGATGAGTG gaGCAGTAACACATCCAGCTCTATGGGCAGTGGAGGTCCCAAAGCGTCGGAAGCTGTGGCTgtacagagcagagagagttCAGTGTCAGAACAAG CTCCCTCTGAGTCCTCGGGACAGCAGACTGTGCCCGCCGCTTCAACAGAGCCGCCCTGTGACGCCTCCTGCTCCGTCCCCCTTGGCAGCTCATCAGCTCAGGGCCCGGCGGAGGGCTCCTCTGAGGGGGGCGCCGCGGCGTCTGCGCCACTGGAGAGGAGTCAGCCGGAGGAGGACACGTcaggaggctgcaggagagcagagcccccaggagaggagggagaggagggccagagtcagCCTGCTCGGGCCCACCAGGACTCCGACGACAGCGACGACGATCCCATTCTCATCCCATCGACGAGGTTCAGAGGACAGGGACAGAG AGGATCTGCAGTAGGAGATAGGATGATCAG ACGGTCAGCAGCCGCTCGTATCCAGGAGCTGTTCCGtcggaggaaagagaggagggagatggaggagagcgaGACCCAGAATATCAGGAGACCCTCAGTCAAAATGGTCTACAAAGGCCACCGGAACTCCAGAACAATG ATAAAGGAGTCGTGTTTCTGGGGCAACAATTTTGTGATGAGCGGCTCAGACTGCGGCCACATCTTCATCTGGGACAGACACACCGCCGAGCACCTCATGCTGCTCGAAGCCGACAACCACGTGGTCAACTGCCTGCAGCCGCACCCCTTCGACCCCA TTCTGGCTTCTTCAGGGATAGACTATGATATCAAGATTTGGTCGCCGCTGGAAGCGTCGCCATCTTTCAACAGAGTTCTTGCTAGTGAG gTAATAACTCGGAACGAGCTGATGCTTGAGGAAACAAGGAACACAATCACAGTCCCCGCCTCCTTCATGCTCCGAATGTTGGCCTCCCTAAATCACATCAGatcag ATCGATTGGAAGGTGATCGTTCAGAAGGCTCGGGTCAGGAAAATGAGGATGAGCAGTAG
- the dcaf6 gene encoding DDB1- and CUL4-associated factor 6 isoform X4 yields the protein MVTMSCPGNLVWDVNKRLIGYNQPNTIRTNYLGRREFVQRLKLEGTLNVHDGCVNTISWNDTGEYILSGSDDTFLVISNPYNKKVKKSIRSGHRANIFSAKFMPHTNGQEIVSCSGDGIIYYTHTEKSPEYNRQCQFTCHYGTAYEIMTVPNDPYTFLSCGEDGTVRWFDLRMKTSCTKEDCKDDILINCRRAATSISISPLVPYYLAVGCSDSSVRIYDRRMLGTRATGNYMGRGTTGMCVRFVPAHLSNKSCRVTSLCYSEDGQEVLVSYSSDYIYLFDPKDDQARELKGPSEERREELRQPPVKRLRLRGDWSDTGPRARPESERERDGEQSPNVSLMQRMSDMLSRWFEEASEAQSSRGTRPQTRPRGTAVRPEGASNPPAASAGGSSQVPSTPETPVGTDAPEAPTEPVAAATTAATTAATATMPKSTSSSSSGSSSTVTAPPPSSSSSVESSAPSTSPITTSPDSEQRSQAETSGTSAPTPTSEPALSEYGPHRLPISLVCRRLQRLLRLADPPGRGPRAAPSSSSSSSSSSSSSSFSSSSSSAAPERQSQRAASTAAADETQPCTDSPSSVVNKQLGSMTLDEQQGAAEAAGSIPDQPVSVPVSSSAPTTSSTSTTSTTSTTGTSRPSTAEPVLSLHYSSEGTTTSTIKLDFTDEWSSNTSSSMGSGGPKASEAVAVQSRESSVSEQAPSESSGQQTVPAASTEPPCDASCSVPLGSSSAQGPAEGSSEGGAAASAPLERSQPEEDTSGGCRRAEPPGEEGEEGQSQPARAHQDSDDSDDDPILIPSTRFRGQGQRRSAAARIQELFRRRKERREMEESETQNIRRPSVKMVYKGHRNSRTMIKESCFWGNNFVMSGSDCGHIFIWDRHTAEHLMLLEADNHVVNCLQPHPFDPILASSGIDYDIKIWSPLEASPSFNRVLASEVITRNELMLEETRNTITVPASFMLRMLASLNHIRSDRLEGDRSEGSGQENEDEQ from the exons gtcaaCACTATATCCTGGAATGACACAGGTGAATATATCCTGTCGGGGTCAGACGACACCTTTTTGGTTATCAGCAACCCATACAACAAAAAG gtcAAGAAGTCCATACGTTCAGGTCACCGGGCAAACATCTTCAGTGCAAAGTTCATGCCCCACACCAACGGTCAGGAGATCGTCTCCTGCTCCGGAGACGGCATCATCTACTACACCCACACTGAGAAGAGTCCGGAGTACAACAGACAGTGTCAGTTCACCTGCCATTATGGAACAGCTTACGAG aTTATGACGGTACCAAACGACCCCTACACGTTTTTGTCGTGTGGGGAGGACGGCACAGTGCGATGGTTTGACCTTCGCATGAAGACGAGCTGCACTAAAGAAGACTGCAAAGAT GACATCCTGATAAACTGTCGAAGGGCAGCAACCTCTATATCCATTTCTCCCCTGGTGCCGTACTACCTGGCCGTGGGCTGCTCTGACAGCTCGGTGAGGATCTACGACAGACGCATGCTGGGCACCAGAGCGACAG GTAACTACATGGGCCGGGGGACGACAGGCATGTGCGTGAGGTTTGTTCCCGCTCACCTGTCCAACAAGTCGTGTCGTGTAACGTCTCTCTGCTACAGCGAGGACGGTCAGGAGGTGCTCGTCAGCTACTCCTCCGATTACATCTACCTGTTTGATCCCAAAGATGACCAGGCCCGAGAGCTGAAGGGTCCgtctgaggagaggagggaggag ctGAGGCAGCCTCCAGTGAAGCGCCTCCGTCTGCGAGGTGACTGGTCTGACACTGGACCTCGGGCTCGTCctgagagcgagagggagagagatg GAGAGCAGAGCCCGAATGTGTCCCTGATGCAGAGGATGTCGGACATGTTGTCGCGCTGGTTTGAGGAGGCCAGCGaagctcagagcagcagagggacgAGGCCTCAGACACGACCCAGAG GAACAGCTGTCCGTCCAGAGGGGGCGTCGAAtcctccagctgcctctgcaGGAGGTTCCAGTCAGGTGCCCAGCACCCCCGAGACGCCCGTAGGGACAGATGCCCCAGAGGCCCCCACCGAACCCGTCGCCGCAGCCACCACCGCAGCCACCACCGCAGCCACCGCCACCATGCCTaaatccacctcctcctcctcctcagggtcTTCATCTACAGTcacagcacctcctccttcCAGCTCTTCATCAGTGGAGAGTTCGGCCCCTTCCACCTCCCCCATCACCACCTCGCCTGACTCCGAGCAGAGGAGTCAGGCCGAAACAAGCGGGACCTCCGCGCCGACGCCCACCTCAGAACCTGCACTCTCAG aGTATGGTCCTCATCGGCTGCCCATAAGTTTAGTGTGTAGGCGTTTGCAGAGGTTACTTCGGCTGGCCGACCCACCAGGACGGGGTCCGCGAGCggccccctcttcttcttcttcctcctcctcctcctcctcttcctcctccttctcctcctcttcttcctctgcagccccTGAGAGACAGTCACAAAGAGCTGCTTCTACTGCCGCTGCTGATGAGACGCAACCCTGCACAG ATTCCCCCTCGTCTGTGGTAAACAAACAGCTGGGATCCATGACCCTGGATGAACAGCAGG gaGCTGCAGAAGCTGCAGGTTCAATTCCCGATCAGCCTGTTTCAGTACCAGTCAGCAGCAGTGCTCCCactacctcctccacctccaccacctccaccacctccacaaCAGGCACCAGTCGACCCAGTACAGCGGAGCCCGTCCTCAGCTTACACTACAGCTCAGAGGgaaccaccaccagcaccataAAGCTGGACTTCACTGATGAGTG gaGCAGTAACACATCCAGCTCTATGGGCAGTGGAGGTCCCAAAGCGTCGGAAGCTGTGGCTgtacagagcagagagagttCAGTGTCAGAACAAG CTCCCTCTGAGTCCTCGGGACAGCAGACTGTGCCCGCCGCTTCAACAGAGCCGCCCTGTGACGCCTCCTGCTCCGTCCCCCTTGGCAGCTCATCAGCTCAGGGCCCGGCGGAGGGCTCCTCTGAGGGGGGCGCCGCGGCGTCTGCGCCACTGGAGAGGAGTCAGCCGGAGGAGGACACGTcaggaggctgcaggagagcagagcccccaggagaggagggagaggagggccagagtcagCCTGCTCGGGCCCACCAGGACTCCGACGACAGCGACGACGATCCCATTCTCATCCCATCGACGAGGTTCAGAGGACAGGGACAGAG ACGGTCAGCAGCCGCTCGTATCCAGGAGCTGTTCCGtcggaggaaagagaggagggagatggaggagagcgaGACCCAGAATATCAGGAGACCCTCAGTCAAAATGGTCTACAAAGGCCACCGGAACTCCAGAACAATG ATAAAGGAGTCGTGTTTCTGGGGCAACAATTTTGTGATGAGCGGCTCAGACTGCGGCCACATCTTCATCTGGGACAGACACACCGCCGAGCACCTCATGCTGCTCGAAGCCGACAACCACGTGGTCAACTGCCTGCAGCCGCACCCCTTCGACCCCA TTCTGGCTTCTTCAGGGATAGACTATGATATCAAGATTTGGTCGCCGCTGGAAGCGTCGCCATCTTTCAACAGAGTTCTTGCTAGTGAG gTAATAACTCGGAACGAGCTGATGCTTGAGGAAACAAGGAACACAATCACAGTCCCCGCCTCCTTCATGCTCCGAATGTTGGCCTCCCTAAATCACATCAGatcag ATCGATTGGAAGGTGATCGTTCAGAAGGCTCGGGTCAGGAAAATGAGGATGAGCAGTAG